One genomic window of Paenibacillus xylanilyticus includes the following:
- a CDS encoding YkvA family protein — protein sequence MIRQMECQNCGQINNIDTESFVQAICGTCKSKFSEDVELSVYKSEQELATALATDHAYSKDKKIDTKTWIAEIGDSNEQEKYVKDNFLKKLKKHASKIPFAKDALAMYYCAIDIKTPMKAKAIAIGALAYVVLPIDLIPDFILILGYTDDAAAFWVAFNSINTHITDEHRKQAEDFFN from the coding sequence TTGATTAGACAAATGGAGTGTCAAAATTGTGGTCAAATCAATAACATCGATACTGAAAGTTTTGTACAAGCAATCTGCGGTACATGCAAATCCAAATTTAGTGAGGATGTAGAACTAAGTGTATATAAGTCAGAACAAGAATTAGCTACTGCATTAGCAACAGACCACGCCTATTCTAAAGATAAAAAAATTGACACGAAAACTTGGATAGCAGAAATTGGCGATTCAAATGAGCAAGAAAAGTATGTTAAAGATAATTTTCTGAAAAAATTAAAAAAACATGCATCAAAAATCCCCTTTGCCAAAGATGCATTAGCTATGTATTACTGTGCGATCGATATTAAAACACCTATGAAAGCAAAAGCAATTGCTATTGGTGCGTTAGCATATGTTGTACTTCCAATTGATTTAATTCCTGATTTCATCTTGATTCTTGGGTACACTGACGATGCCGCCGCTTTCTGGGTAGCGTTCAATAGCATAAACACCCATATCACGGATGAACATCGGAAACAAGCTGAGGACTTTTTCAACTAA
- a CDS encoding dynamin family protein, giving the protein MKDFDLKGLREKLGYTQAELASALQCGQDYISRMESNPGNMSLEFFMNLCSVARMLPNDVLSNFKLEQPKALDIPNVYGEESLKKNALKYYIAPTVELFKEKPEYQTAIKKISELDDLINIYGAKPLVALLGPSDAGKSTMINSLTGIDALLSQWTPTTSSTVYVKHINDKPAWMGENHVSIFKAEAHDKGWNFRRIHDIEYCRNHALHVGNYDILEKYCNRNSNKLHKEVDSAVVYLDSNILLSCDIVDLPGFGTEEMDDTVRAQRAKDEADIVLFLCQSNSFLNKQSDILFLKDVIRTLPVLNTKEVPLLSNLFVIASQSHVVGPEKIPQVLETRSIAFSEQLSDELIKQIFNVSKREFVEIFKTRFFSYSLDTPVLREEFENAFRELLVNSLPTIRKARLNQAIEDFKDESRTLFANEVQKYETILRDRENSKKEYEKAIREKPQKFEEINALRNQLISFIDKSQKSNTLEIKLWEKETITEKYIINLINEKNYDKKQAKEYLLSNISDLYYAKMQEILKGSASEFNTMLTQFFKDVEKKANSLSKISVGNVQIPFDFKGALAGGIAGASVLGGLGLWAATVGNLGGYILVAKGVSLLSALGISVGGTAAAASFVAMIGGPITIGIALAIGAFAIVTSLFGDGWKKRLAKEVIKTLEKEKVINSYSDAITKFWDDSKIGLNEVVAGILQKIEEHLDNLKTIIETSDPRTIEDMITINKGLEDFFGQLPWEGSENLKALPTQNMSMSI; this is encoded by the coding sequence ATGAAAGATTTTGATCTAAAAGGTCTTAGAGAAAAGTTAGGATACACCCAAGCTGAACTTGCTTCTGCTCTTCAATGCGGACAAGACTATATCTCCAGAATGGAAAGTAATCCTGGAAACATGTCACTCGAATTCTTTATGAATCTGTGCAGTGTAGCTCGCATGCTACCAAACGATGTTTTGAGTAATTTTAAATTAGAACAACCTAAAGCCCTTGATATTCCTAATGTTTATGGAGAAGAGAGCTTAAAGAAAAACGCCTTAAAATATTACATAGCTCCAACAGTGGAACTTTTCAAGGAAAAACCTGAATATCAGACGGCTATTAAGAAAATATCTGAATTAGATGATTTAATTAACATTTACGGAGCAAAACCCCTCGTTGCTTTGCTCGGTCCATCTGATGCTGGGAAAAGCACAATGATCAATAGCCTCACAGGAATTGATGCGCTTTTGTCTCAATGGACACCGACAACGTCATCAACCGTCTACGTGAAACATATTAATGACAAACCAGCTTGGATGGGTGAAAACCATGTTAGTATTTTCAAAGCAGAAGCTCATGACAAAGGCTGGAATTTCAGAAGAATTCATGATATAGAGTATTGCAGGAATCATGCACTGCACGTAGGAAACTACGATATATTAGAAAAATACTGTAATAGAAACTCAAACAAACTTCATAAAGAGGTGGATTCCGCTGTCGTTTATTTAGATTCAAACATCTTACTGTCTTGCGACATTGTTGATCTTCCAGGCTTCGGAACTGAAGAAATGGATGATACGGTTAGAGCGCAAAGGGCTAAAGACGAGGCAGATATTGTTTTGTTCTTATGCCAGAGCAACAGTTTCTTAAATAAGCAATCTGATATTTTGTTCCTAAAAGATGTAATCCGCACATTGCCAGTTTTGAACACAAAAGAAGTTCCGTTGCTTTCAAATTTATTTGTAATAGCTTCTCAGTCACATGTTGTAGGTCCTGAAAAAATTCCACAAGTATTAGAAACAAGATCCATTGCTTTTTCAGAGCAACTCTCTGACGAATTGATTAAACAAATCTTTAATGTTAGTAAAAGAGAATTTGTTGAAATATTTAAAACAAGATTTTTCTCGTACTCACTTGATACCCCAGTTCTCCGTGAAGAATTTGAAAATGCATTCAGAGAATTGCTTGTGAATTCATTACCTACTATTCGAAAGGCAAGATTAAACCAAGCTATTGAGGATTTTAAAGATGAATCTCGCACCTTATTTGCAAATGAAGTCCAAAAATATGAGACCATTTTGCGAGACCGTGAAAACTCCAAAAAGGAGTATGAGAAAGCCATTCGAGAAAAGCCTCAAAAGTTCGAGGAGATAAACGCCCTTCGAAACCAGCTTATCTCGTTCATTGATAAGTCCCAAAAAAGCAACACACTCGAAATAAAACTTTGGGAAAAGGAGACCATCACCGAAAAATACATTATAAATTTAATAAATGAGAAAAACTACGATAAAAAACAGGCTAAAGAGTATCTTCTCTCCAACATCTCTGATCTTTATTATGCAAAGATGCAGGAGATACTTAAAGGCAGTGCCTCAGAGTTCAACACCATGTTGACTCAATTTTTTAAAGATGTTGAGAAGAAAGCAAATTCATTGAGTAAAATATCTGTCGGTAACGTTCAAATACCCTTTGATTTTAAAGGTGCACTCGCAGGAGGAATCGCTGGAGCAAGTGTACTTGGTGGATTAGGATTATGGGCGGCAACTGTTGGAAACCTTGGTGGATATATTCTTGTTGCAAAAGGTGTCAGCTTACTGAGCGCTTTAGGAATTTCAGTAGGTGGAACTGCGGCGGCGGCTTCTTTCGTAGCAATGATTGGAGGGCCAATTACTATTGGTATAGCATTAGCTATTGGAGCATTTGCAATTGTTACATCTCTCTTTGGTGATGGTTGGAAAAAAAGGTTGGCAAAAGAAGTGATTAAAACTCTGGAAAAGGAAAAGGTTATTAACTCTTATTCGGATGCAATCACTAAGTTTTGGGATGATAGTAAGATTGGGTTAAATGAAGTTGTCGCAGGAATTCTGCAAAAAATTGAAGAACACTTGGATAACTTGAAAACGATTATTGAAACCAGTGATCCACGAACAATTGAAGATATGATTACAATAAATAAAGGCTTAGAAGATTTTTTCGGACAACTCCCCTGGGAAGGCAGTGAAAATTTAAAGGCATTACCTACTCAAAACATGTCAATGTCAATATAA
- a CDS encoding four helix bundle protein, whose amino-acid sequence MGESKEKAFFLRDFKTLILYKKAVELEDMIDKLAESFPIDEKYRLTDQLIRCVTSIGANVAESNGGQYAGREKYHLGVAFQSANEVRYWVERAFRKKYIDKITYERLDEMAQELRRIMVGMFKRLDGLNGESV is encoded by the coding sequence TTGGGAGAATCAAAGGAGAAAGCTTTTTTTTTAAGGGATTTCAAGACATTGATCTTGTACAAAAAGGCTGTAGAGCTGGAGGATATGATTGATAAATTAGCTGAGTCCTTTCCAATTGATGAGAAGTATCGCTTAACTGATCAGTTGATTCGATGTGTTACAAGTATCGGTGCAAACGTTGCGGAGTCAAATGGCGGTCAGTATGCTGGCAGGGAGAAATACCATTTAGGCGTTGCCTTCCAATCTGCAAACGAGGTTAGATACTGGGTTGAACGGGCGTTTCGGAAGAAGTACATTGATAAAATAACGTATGAGCGGCTGGATGAAATGGCACAAGAGCTGAGAAGAATAATGGTCGGGATGTTCAAACGCTTAGATGGTTTAAATGGTGAATCGGTTTAA
- a CDS encoding tyrosine-type recombinase/integrase encodes MKMVYPIRDKKQIELVKSYLKSKSLRNYLMFQVGISSALRISDILSLKVKHVWNNKRPSEFIEVNEKKTGKYKRFPVAPNLAKAIKEYAAVYDMSDSELYLFRSRKGENKPITRQQARDILDHACDMCGIPDKFGSHGLRKTWGYFAFKQGISLDYISIALNHRSIAETKRYLGLLQEDLDDIYFQINL; translated from the coding sequence ATGAAGATGGTTTACCCGATCCGAGATAAAAAACAAATCGAGCTTGTAAAGAGTTATCTAAAGTCAAAGAGTCTGAGAAATTATCTTATGTTTCAAGTCGGCATATCGTCAGCCCTTCGCATATCAGATATTTTGAGTCTTAAAGTGAAGCATGTATGGAACAACAAGCGGCCTTCCGAATTTATTGAAGTAAATGAGAAAAAGACAGGGAAGTACAAAAGGTTTCCTGTAGCACCCAATCTTGCGAAAGCAATTAAAGAATATGCCGCTGTGTATGACATGAGCGATTCAGAGTTATATCTGTTTCGAAGCAGAAAAGGAGAAAATAAGCCGATCACCAGGCAACAAGCTCGGGATATATTAGATCATGCTTGTGATATGTGCGGAATTCCCGATAAGTTCGGGAGCCACGGTCTTCGGAAGACCTGGGGATACTTCGCATTCAAACAGGGCATTTCGTTGGACTATATTTCTATAGCTCTAAACCATAGATCAATTGCTGAAACCAAACGATACCTTGGTTTACTTCAAGAAGATCTGGATGATATTTATTTTCAGATCAATTTATAA
- the pglZ gene encoding BREX-1 system phosphatase PglZ type A, translating into MNMDEVTKALQEAFLQPLKEGEQRKIIFWFDKDQEFVEYIHEISIESVKVHTLTEGNSFYTKVLLEEEDPTSNYLIYSNMDMRLEDNWLLDTILYSKTFYADKLSLIMNELNIDPSLRSTVKKYEKFFGSKDRVKKFKGFEVREFTESTIELVMMSALCNLRTPDFEAVLKIILMDSLDDSENKYLDSIAKYIGLEVFWNAIAERYGYEPTQKSLKTLFIHLTITALSHTVNEEHLSLIKNYIATRNKSNALVFIDHWMHHKSDYQLYDQYAEMVEKEIKLTDIVNQLPVEEFKASDTFPYFDKAIIIYIANSLEDRLEDYDTYTKLINLRRAKHYYKQYQFIYEALYYTVKMFEFHKKYSMGIPRKQAVDMYKAYVNDYHQMDMFYRKFYVAYDNESNSEILKKLKVMVENLYTNWYMSELSSHWSAAVHDEMKSSWVLPGIQNQKDFYRSFVDPKISNGDRVFVIISDALRYEIAAELADKLNSETTGACDIQPLLGVLPSVTKLGMASLLPHKNLEIDLSGNVLVNGKSSSGTENRIGILQSAVPDSTAIHFQELKNMNKAGRRETLKGKKLVYIYHDSIDATGDKASTEVYTFTAAEKAIDELYDIVKIIKDDLSGTNIFITADHGFVCQRDALEESDKIEKEGIQAFEVKRRHLFSQENGERSGLLDINMDSLIKNEHKITTYVPKATIRFKIQGAGANFVHGGASLQEIVVPLIQFKNIRAGQKNSREIEKVDVKLTNTTRKITNSLFNLTFFQTEKVEDKRLPRTVKIYMVDDADNVISNEEMLICDRTSDKPDERIFKLRFALKSIPYDKNSNYYLITKDIETNIVNEKTQFTINLGIVSDFDF; encoded by the coding sequence ATGAATATGGATGAAGTTACAAAGGCACTGCAAGAAGCTTTTCTACAGCCTCTTAAAGAGGGGGAGCAACGCAAGATTATTTTCTGGTTTGATAAAGACCAAGAATTTGTTGAATATATACATGAAATCTCTATAGAGAGTGTCAAGGTACATACATTGACTGAAGGGAACAGCTTTTATACGAAGGTATTGCTCGAAGAAGAGGATCCGACCTCAAATTACTTGATCTATTCCAACATGGACATGAGGTTGGAGGATAACTGGTTGTTGGATACGATTCTATACTCGAAGACCTTCTATGCGGACAAGCTATCCCTTATCATGAATGAGCTAAACATTGATCCTTCTCTACGAAGTACGGTTAAGAAATACGAGAAGTTTTTTGGGAGTAAGGATAGGGTCAAGAAGTTTAAAGGGTTTGAGGTTAGGGAGTTTACTGAGAGCACTATTGAACTGGTAATGATGAGTGCGTTGTGCAATCTCAGAACGCCTGATTTCGAGGCTGTCTTGAAGATTATACTGATGGATTCTCTTGATGACAGTGAAAATAAGTACCTGGATTCGATTGCGAAGTATATTGGGTTAGAGGTATTTTGGAATGCAATAGCCGAGCGGTATGGTTATGAGCCAACCCAAAAGTCACTAAAAACGCTGTTCATTCACTTAACCATTACTGCACTAAGCCATACGGTAAATGAGGAGCACCTTTCGCTTATCAAAAACTATATTGCTACTCGAAACAAATCAAATGCTCTGGTGTTCATCGACCACTGGATGCATCATAAATCGGATTATCAATTGTATGACCAGTATGCTGAAATGGTTGAGAAAGAAATCAAGCTTACGGATATCGTAAATCAGCTTCCTGTTGAGGAATTCAAAGCGTCGGATACGTTCCCGTATTTTGATAAGGCCATTATTATCTACATCGCAAACAGCTTGGAAGATAGGCTGGAGGATTATGATACCTATACGAAGCTGATTAACCTACGGAGAGCGAAGCACTACTACAAGCAATATCAGTTCATCTATGAAGCACTTTACTATACCGTTAAGATGTTTGAATTCCATAAGAAGTACAGCATGGGCATTCCGAGAAAACAAGCGGTGGATATGTATAAAGCATATGTTAATGATTATCACCAAATGGATATGTTCTATCGAAAGTTCTATGTTGCTTACGACAATGAATCGAATAGCGAAATCCTAAAAAAACTCAAAGTGATGGTCGAGAACCTATATACGAACTGGTATATGAGCGAATTAAGCTCACACTGGTCCGCCGCTGTGCACGATGAGATGAAATCAAGTTGGGTTCTGCCAGGGATTCAAAACCAGAAGGATTTCTATCGAAGCTTTGTTGATCCGAAAATCTCCAATGGTGATCGAGTATTTGTTATCATATCAGATGCCCTGCGTTATGAGATAGCGGCGGAGTTGGCGGATAAGTTGAATTCGGAGACAACGGGAGCTTGCGACATTCAGCCATTGTTAGGCGTACTTCCGTCCGTCACGAAATTGGGTATGGCATCACTTCTGCCGCACAAGAACTTAGAGATCGACTTGAGTGGTAATGTATTAGTGAATGGCAAGTCTTCAAGTGGCACCGAAAATCGAATTGGAATTCTCCAATCAGCAGTACCTGATAGCACGGCAATACATTTTCAAGAGCTGAAGAATATGAACAAGGCTGGTCGCAGGGAGACATTAAAGGGTAAGAAACTGGTATATATTTATCACGACAGCATTGATGCAACGGGAGATAAGGCATCGACCGAGGTCTATACGTTCACAGCGGCTGAGAAAGCTATTGATGAATTGTACGATATAGTTAAAATCATCAAGGATGATTTGAGCGGTACAAACATTTTCATCACTGCGGATCATGGGTTCGTTTGTCAACGTGATGCATTGGAAGAGAGTGACAAGATTGAAAAGGAGGGTATTCAAGCGTTTGAGGTCAAACGGAGACATCTTTTCTCACAAGAAAATGGAGAACGAAGCGGTCTCCTTGATATCAACATGGATAGTTTAATTAAGAATGAGCATAAGATCACCACTTATGTTCCGAAGGCGACTATTCGTTTTAAAATTCAAGGTGCTGGTGCTAATTTTGTTCATGGGGGAGCCAGTCTTCAAGAGATCGTTGTGCCGCTCATACAATTTAAGAACATTCGAGCTGGGCAGAAGAACAGTCGTGAAATCGAGAAAGTGGATGTAAAGCTCACAAATACCACCAGAAAGATCACGAATAGCCTGTTCAACCTTACCTTCTTCCAGACGGAGAAAGTGGAGGACAAGCGGCTTCCTCGAACGGTTAAGATCTATATGGTGGATGATGCTGATAACGTGATTAGTAACGAGGAAATGCTCATCTGTGATCGCACATCAGATAAGCCAGACGAGCGTATATTTAAGCTTCGCTTTGCGTTAAAGTCGATACCATATGATAAGAATAGTAACTATTACCTCATTACAAAAGATATTGAGACAAATATCGTCAATGAAAAAACGCAGTTCACAATCAATTTGGGCATTGTTAGTGACTTCGATTTTTAG
- the brxL gene encoding protease Lon-related BREX system protein BrxL — MESISEGQTIDLDRKLNDVFSGRVVRKDLTKLMKEGANVPVYVLEYLLGMYAATDDEDNIQEGIQRVKKILSENFVRPDEAEKVKSRIRELGQYSVIDKITVTLNEKIDSYVAEFSNLGLKGVPISPNYVKEYDKLLAGGIWCMLKMEYFFDEEAKNNNPFSISSLKPIQMPNMDLNEVFEGRKSFSKEEWIDVLIRSTGMEPTQLEDRVKWHLLLRLVPLVENNYNMCELGPRGTGKSHVYKEISPNSILVSGGQSTVANLFYNMSSKKVGLVGMYDAVAFDEVAGITFKDKDGIQIMKDYMASGSFARGREEKAASASMVFVGNINQSLDSLIKTSHLFAPFPEAMANDSAFFDRMHYYLPGWEVPKMRPDFFTNKYGFIVDYMAEYFREMRKRSFSDALDRYFRLGNNLNQRDVIAVRKTLSGLVKLLYPDGEYTRDDIEEILKYALEGRRRVKEQLKKIGGMEFYDVHFSYIDKETMSEEYVSVPEQGGGKLIPEGMGKPGHVYTVGHGDSGMIGVYKLENQVVSGTGKFEKSGVGSHRGAKESLDTAFRYFTSNSKSISGSISTKTKDYLMHISDLQGIGLTDELAIAELIGLCSGALERPVQENMVVLGNMTVGGTIAKVDEFANTLQVCVDAGAKKVLIPASSVVDFQTVPADLLIKVQPVFYSDPTDAVFKALGVV, encoded by the coding sequence ATGGAGTCAATAAGCGAAGGACAAACGATCGATTTAGATAGGAAACTGAATGATGTCTTTTCAGGCAGGGTTGTTCGAAAAGACCTGACAAAGCTAATGAAAGAGGGGGCAAATGTCCCTGTTTATGTTCTTGAATATCTTCTTGGTATGTATGCCGCTACAGATGATGAAGATAACATTCAAGAAGGGATTCAACGGGTAAAGAAGATCCTCTCAGAGAATTTTGTTAGACCAGATGAAGCGGAGAAGGTAAAATCGAGAATTCGGGAACTTGGGCAATATTCCGTTATCGATAAGATAACGGTAACGCTCAATGAGAAGATCGATTCCTATGTGGCAGAGTTCTCTAACTTGGGACTAAAAGGGGTTCCGATCTCGCCGAACTATGTCAAAGAGTACGACAAGCTCTTGGCAGGCGGGATCTGGTGTATGCTGAAGATGGAATACTTCTTTGATGAAGAGGCCAAGAACAACAATCCGTTCAGCATCAGTAGCTTGAAGCCGATTCAAATGCCGAACATGGATTTGAACGAGGTGTTTGAGGGTAGGAAGAGCTTCTCGAAAGAGGAATGGATCGATGTACTTATTCGCTCTACAGGTATGGAGCCGACCCAACTTGAGGACAGAGTGAAGTGGCATCTACTACTTCGACTTGTACCACTTGTTGAAAATAACTATAACATGTGTGAACTCGGTCCAAGGGGGACTGGTAAATCACATGTGTATAAAGAAATATCGCCTAACTCGATTCTCGTCTCTGGTGGACAATCGACGGTTGCTAACCTTTTTTACAACATGTCTTCGAAAAAAGTAGGACTTGTTGGAATGTACGATGCGGTGGCATTCGATGAAGTAGCGGGTATAACCTTTAAGGACAAAGATGGTATACAAATCATGAAGGATTACATGGCATCGGGATCATTTGCACGGGGAAGAGAAGAGAAGGCTGCTTCTGCTTCCATGGTATTTGTAGGGAACATCAACCAAAGTCTTGATTCACTAATCAAGACATCCCATCTATTTGCACCGTTCCCTGAAGCAATGGCGAATGACTCTGCATTCTTTGATCGGATGCATTACTACCTCCCAGGCTGGGAAGTCCCGAAGATGCGACCTGACTTCTTCACAAATAAGTATGGTTTCATCGTCGATTACATGGCTGAATATTTTAGAGAGATGCGGAAGCGTTCGTTTTCAGATGCTCTGGATCGGTATTTTAGGCTTGGTAACAACCTGAACCAACGTGATGTAATTGCAGTGCGTAAAACGCTATCAGGGTTAGTGAAGCTTCTGTATCCAGACGGGGAGTATACGAGAGACGACATCGAGGAGATCTTGAAGTATGCTCTCGAAGGTAGAAGAAGGGTCAAGGAACAGCTCAAAAAAATAGGCGGGATGGAGTTTTACGATGTCCATTTCTCTTATATCGATAAGGAAACAATGAGCGAAGAATATGTGTCAGTGCCAGAACAAGGCGGTGGAAAGTTGATCCCTGAAGGAATGGGCAAACCAGGACATGTATATACGGTTGGTCATGGAGATTCTGGCATGATCGGGGTTTACAAATTGGAGAACCAAGTCGTTTCGGGGACAGGGAAGTTTGAGAAGTCGGGTGTCGGATCCCATCGAGGAGCTAAAGAGAGCCTGGATACCGCCTTCCGCTACTTCACTTCAAACAGTAAGAGTATCAGCGGCTCGATTAGCACGAAGACCAAGGATTATTTGATGCATATTAGTGATTTGCAAGGTATTGGTTTGACGGATGAACTCGCTATAGCTGAATTGATCGGATTATGTTCTGGTGCATTGGAACGTCCCGTTCAGGAGAATATGGTTGTGCTCGGTAACATGACTGTTGGTGGAACTATTGCAAAGGTCGATGAGTTTGCTAATACGCTTCAGGTTTGTGTGGATGCAGGAGCGAAGAAAGTTCTGATTCCTGCTTCCTCTGTAGTAGATTTTCAAACGGTTCCTGCTGACCTGTTGATAAAGGTTCAGCCTGTATTTTACTCGGATCCAACTGATGCTGTCTTTAAGGCTCTGGGGGTTGTATAA
- a CDS encoding TnsA endonuclease N-terminal domain-containing protein — MSNWNKEKLGRYINEGRGQGEKSCYIPLTKTHEFSSKGRASRIFGIKTQRIHHFHSDNQLRAFHMYEWVNDNVVDIRECFPLLDVMEVIDDKDNLRFDKFRDKESGEQLVLTTSFLLTSRDSDGKERYLARSIKDSSELIRKITLEKLEIENRYWKAKGIDWKITTDKQLSRQLAKNIEWVRETLLSNEQQDINKDQLSDDLLNHLLINPDSAIRDSLRDFDNKAGVSNGVALYLFRYLIAKKEINIDMRNKIDTASRITDLML; from the coding sequence GTGAGCAACTGGAACAAGGAAAAGCTTGGGAGATATATAAACGAAGGAAGGGGACAGGGCGAAAAATCCTGCTATATCCCGTTGACTAAAACCCATGAGTTCTCTTCAAAAGGCAGAGCATCAAGGATATTTGGAATCAAGACTCAACGTATACACCATTTTCACTCTGACAATCAGTTAAGGGCATTCCATATGTATGAATGGGTAAATGATAACGTGGTTGATATAAGGGAATGTTTCCCCTTATTGGACGTTATGGAGGTTATTGATGATAAAGATAATCTACGATTTGATAAATTTCGTGATAAAGAGTCTGGGGAGCAGTTGGTGCTGACAACCAGTTTCCTTTTAACAAGTAGGGACTCGGATGGAAAAGAGCGATATCTCGCAAGATCAATAAAAGATTCATCTGAATTAATAAGGAAAATTACTTTAGAAAAGCTTGAGATAGAAAATCGGTATTGGAAAGCCAAAGGGATTGACTGGAAGATAACTACAGATAAACAGCTATCGAGGCAATTAGCCAAGAATATCGAGTGGGTTAGAGAGACATTATTATCGAACGAACAACAGGATATTAATAAAGATCAGCTTTCGGATGATTTACTGAATCATCTTCTAATCAATCCTGATTCAGCAATACGAGATAGTTTAAGGGACTTCGATAACAAGGCGGGAGTTTCTAATGGTGTTGCTCTTTACTTGTTCCGATATCTAATAGCCAAGAAAGAGATCAATATTGATATGAGAAATAAAATCGATACAGCATCAAGAATTACTGACCTAATGCTGTGA